The following coding sequences are from one Maniola hyperantus chromosome 7, iAphHyp1.2, whole genome shotgun sequence window:
- the LOC117983782 gene encoding uncharacterized protein: MALNSPSGYPPLSPKPLTPKSPRHFIFPQKSPSITSSTSSSGYYTPQSGCSYDKHGPPKSPIAHGHRSPASPRHFHFPQVAESPCERTSPSHTDRSHHGLHYTTSLKHSRREKSRSPKPPPVHIHTNPGYVSPNRMRKLYGSTSTVGSPRLVTSPSIISSHTDDSTDAMPATPSAIVNDADDEATETSSRVCRKSTSDLTDLTEDTPQTRSTSISRPCSPMRRGSMKGGLAYLASRRGSRESTMSNCDSVEDIGPLNFQNTMRGRQRRTSNFLELPVVEHSRPRVCSLPEKPYNPRLSDDLYRLRTFSITTKGGVVNCGDSICNRRSRSNTSVNSTNSRASDRSPFDGSCCSGYRPVDSASLDTPDDDELDPIPKYRVVLLGDSGVGKTALVSQFMTSEYMNTYDASLDDEFGEKSVSVLLDGEESELIFIDHPSTEMSVENCLSTYEPHACVIVYSVVARSSFIRANELLSYLARELFTVERTVVLVGNKADLARARQVSTNEGKALATSKDSKFIETSSGIQHNVDELLVGILKQIRLKESRDKKHAKKKQESKPTKLATSRTHISLSIARELLQKICINDISKSKSCENLHVL; this comes from the exons ATGGCACTGAACAGCCCTAGCGGGTATCCTCCACTCTCTCCAAAACCACTCACACCGAAGAGTCCGCGTCACTTCATATTCCCCCAAAAGAGTCCTTCCATTACATCCAGTACATCTTCCTCGGGTTATTATACTCCACAATCCGGCTGCAGTTACGATAAGCATGGTCCGCCAAAGAGCCCAATCGCTCACGGTCACCGCAGCCCAGCAAGTCCACGGCACTTTCATTTCCCTCAAGTTGCAGAATCGCCTTGCGAACGCACCAGTCCTAGCCACACCGATCGATCGCACCACGGTCTTCACTACACCACATCTCTCAAACATAGTCGCCGCGAAAAGTCCAGGTCACCGAAGCCTCCTCCAGTGCATATCCATACAAACCCCGGCTACGTGTCTCCTAATAGAATGAGGAAACTATACGGTTCAACTTCCACAGTGGGTTCACCACGGCTGGTGACATCTCCCAGCATAATATCGAGTCACACGGATGATTCTACGGATGCGATGCCTGCCACACCGTCCGCTATCGTCAACGACGCGGACGACGAAGCGACTGAAACCTCTTCAAGGGTCTGCCGAAAATCCACATCAGACTTGACCGATTTAACAGAGGACACACCTCAAACGCGGTCGACTAGCATCAGTAGACCATGCTCCCCGATGCGAAGAGGTTCAATGAAGGGAGGATTAGCATATTTGGCGAGTAGACGGGGCTCGCGGGAGTCAACGATGTCCAATTGTGATTCAGTAGAAGACATTGGACCgcttaattttcaaaatacgaTGCGCGGTCGACAGCGGCGAACTTCTAATTTCTTGGAATTACCAG TCGTGGAGCACTCAAGACCAAGAGTTTGCTCGTTACCAGAAAAACCCTACAACCCTAGGTTATCAGATGACCTGTACAGGCTAAGAACATTTTCCATCACCACCAAAGGCGGAGTGGTGAATTGCGGCGACTCTATCTGCAACCGACGTAGCAGATCTAATACTTCTGTGAACTCTACTAACAGCAG GGCATCAGACAGATCGCCTTTCGACGGTTCGTGTTGCTCGGGCTATCGGCCAGTTGACTCCGCCAGTCTTGACACTCCCGACGATGATGAACTTGATCCG ATACCGAAATATCGAGTGGTACTATTGGGTGATTCCGGTGTCGGTAAAACTGCACTCGTATCTCAATTCATGACGTCAGAGTACATGAACACTTACGACGCGAGTTTgg ATGATGAGTTCGGGGAGAAGTCAGTGTCAGTTTTGTTGGACGGTGAAGAGTCCGAGCTTATATTCATTGATCATCCAAGTACAGAAATGTCG GTGGAAAACTGTCTATCGACTTACGAGCCGCACGCCTGCGTGATTGTATATTCTGTGGTTGCCAGGAGCTCGTTTATCAGGGCTAACGAACTATTATCCTACCTGGCAAGAGAACTGTTCACAGTGGAACGGACAGTGGTACTTGTGGGGAACAAAGCGGATCTAGCGAGGGCCAGGCAGGTCTCTACTAATG AGGGTAAAGCTTTGGCGACGTCGAAAGACAGCAAATTTATAGAGACTTCGTCCGGAATACAACACAACGTGGATGAACTGCTGGTtggcattctgaaacagatacGGCTGAAGGAAAGCCGAGATAAGAAACATGCAAAGAAAAAacag GAATCCAAGCCTACCAAACTGGCCACCTCTCGCACCCACATCTCTCTCAGCATCGCACGGGAGCTCCTTCAGAAGATCTGCATTAACGACATATCTAAATCAAAGTCCTGCGAAAATTTACAcgttctttaa